In Methanothermobacter tenebrarum, the sequence GTGTTGTTTTTCCATGGTCTATATGGGCGACTATGCCTATGTTGCGGATGTAATCTGGTTTGTACATTAATTCCTTGATCTTGCTAATCATCTTAGCACGTCTACTCACTAAAATCACCTTAATGCGCTGATCTGGCTATTCTCTCTTTTTCTTCTTTCTTTTGGATTGCGAAGCTCCTTGTATCATACTCTGAGGCTAATATGATCTCCTGGGCCAGGCATTCTTCTATTGATTTTTTGGTTTTGAAGGCTGCTTGCATGGCACCCTTTGTGAGGAAGTTCAAGGATAAATCGAGTCTCCTTTGTGGGGATACGTCAACAGCGACTTGATAAGCTATACCCCCATATTTTATCCTTGTTGTCTCCTCACGTGGGGATGTGTTCTCTATGGCCTTAACTAGGACTTCTATCGGGTTCTTCTTTGTCCGCTGGTTTATTATCTCGAATGCCCTTTTAACGATCTTGTATGCCTTATTCTTTTTCCCAGTGTTCTTTTCTGTTCTCATAACCTTGTTTATTAGTCTTTCAATTATTGAAACCTTTGATTTTGCGAATTGTCTTTTCACGTGTCTTCCCATTGTATGTGGGACGAGCACCTCTTCCAGGGAAATGTATTTGGCCAGTCCCCTGTCCTCGACTTTCACCTCTTTTATCTCCCATTTGTCAAAGACTAAACTCATAAATATTACCTCACTGGTTTCTCTATCTTACCTTTAACCATTTCCTGGAGTGATACATTATTGACCTTGGTGACCTTCCAGCGGACGCCTGGAATGTCACCCATCGCCCTCCCTGCTGGGCCTCCTATACCCTCCACGATTACTTCATCGTGTTCGTCGATGAAACCGATCGCACCATCTCCAGGGGCGAATGCGGTTATCTGTTTACCGTTCTTGATCAACTGGACCCTTACACATTTTCTTATAGCTGAGTTTGGCTGTTTTGCCTCTATACCAACCTTTTCTATTACTATACCCCTTGCTTGTGGCGCTCCTTCAAGGGGGTCTGCTTTAACATCTAAGCGTAATGCTCTTCTCTTATATTGCGGGTCCTTCCATCTAAACTTTTGTCTGTCCTTTTTGAGTTTTTTTGCTGCGAAAAGTCCTGGCAAGTGTGATTCCCTCCCGAAAGATTATTTAATTATGATATTATTTATGTTATGCTGCCTCTTTGCTAATATCCTGGCCCTTTCAATATTCTGGCCCCCTCTACCTATCACTGCCCTTCTATCCTTTGGGTTTACTTCTATAGTGGCTATTTTCTCTCCGTTGTCTCTTTGGAGTATTCTTATGCTCCTCAGTTTTATGGGGGCGAATAGGTTAGCTATGAATTCAACCGGATCATCGGAGTGCTCAATCACTTCAACTCCCTTGTCAACGGCCTTCTGGACCTTGGCCACGTTACTGCCTCTTCTCCCAATCGCGAGGCCAATGTCCCCCTTTTTAACAAGGAATGTTATCTTCCCATTTTTATCATCCACTATACAATCTTTCACCATTGCACCTGTCATGCTTTCAAAGAGTGCAATGTATCTTATCTCGTTTGTAGTGAATTTTATATTCACGGAATCTACCCCACTATTTCTAGTATTGTTGAGTCACCAGGATCTTGTATGAGGAGAGTAGTGACAGTGAAGGGTTTACCACATACTGAGCCTAATTCAACGCTACTCCCATTATAAACATAGACGGGAATATTGGAAAGTTTAGCATAATATTCCACATCATCTTTTATATCCTCTGGGGCGTTTTCAGCTATTATTACCAGTTTGCCTTTACCTAGTTTCAGGTTTTGGATGGATTTCTTCGAGCCTAATATAACGTTACCTGTATCCACAGCTACTCTTATCCCTCTATCTATGTCCATTTACTTCCCCCTATCCTCTTGTTTCATTATAATGCTCACGGAGCCCGTGCCTAATGGTATGGGTTGGCCTATGATGATATTCTCTATGATACCGTTGAGGTTATCTACTTCTCCCCTTATACTGGCTCTTAGAAGGTGTTTTCCTGTTTCTTCGAAGGATGCTCTTGCAAGGACGCTCGCCTTCTCGCCGCTGACACCATGTCTTCCAATGGATTTCACCGTACCATCTGCCGTCATCATATCAGCTACTAGCATGATGTGTCTTATATCCACTGTCAGTCCCTGTTCTTCCATTGTCTTCTTTGCCTCGTGTATTATAGCGTTCCTCGCTGCTTCTATCCCTAGAACCTTCTCTATCTCATGTATGTCATTTGTCATTGTCCTGACTTTGTCAACACCATCTATTTTGGGAACAGCTCCAAGGTTCGAACCTTCAGTATGTATTACCCATTCATCTTCTTCTTTTCTGACAACCACTTTACCTATGTTTTTAACTCCACTTATTTGGTGATTGCGTACTTTATCAGCTAGAAGTCTAAGATCCCTTATGGTACGCTTTGAAGGTTCAAGTTCAAATATTAGTATATTATCATTTATTTCTACTTCCTTAAAAGCTTTTTTTACACGTTGTATTATATCCTCATAATTAAGCCGCTTTTCCTTGATTTTTTCCTCGTCCAATTCAACAACAATGTTCATCTCAGCATAATTGATATTGAAATTTTTCAGGACATCATTCAGGGTGCTTTTACCAATCTCGTTAGCAATTTTTCTCACAAATTCTTCATCATCCCTCTTATCCTCCTCAAAGTATATGTCCATTGTAGGTGTTGAAATCTTTTTACGGGCATCAACAATCTCTATAAGCCTTGGGAGGCCAAGTGTAACATTAAGCTCAGCCACCCCAGCATAGTGGAAGGTACGCATTGTCATCTGAGTACCGGGTTCGCCCACAGACTGCGCTGCAACAGTACCTACAGCCTCCCCCTCCTCTACCTTAGCCCTCTCATATGCTCGATGAGCCTTTTCTATCAATTCGCTGAGTTCATCATCATCCAACTGTTTATCCTCGGCCACCCTAGCCATCTCTGATATAAGTTTTTCTGGGAATTCAAAGTCCTTTTTTTCCACGATTTTTTTAACCTTCTCTAATGTTTCCACAAAATCACCCACACTGGGATTTTATTTACCCGCTCTAATCTCATCCACTAGTTTTTCAAGGTCCACTATTTCACCATAATCGCTTTTTGCCGGGTCGACACCATCTTCCCCATAAAGTCTCTGGACCACAATCCCCCTATTGTCGATTACCATACCATCGTCCGTCACCGTCAAGTCTTGGAGAGCGTTTACAAGTCTTCTTTGCATGTAACCGCTCTGGGCTGTTCTGATAGCAGTGTCAACAAGACCTTCTCTCCCACCCATTGCATGGAAGAAAAACTCCAAGGGGTCTAGGCCTTCCTTGTAACTTGAATGTACGAAGCCCCTCGCCTTAGCACCTAATTCACCCTTTTTGAAGTGTGGTAGGGTTCTCTTAGTGTATCCTCTTGTGATCCTGCTTCCACGCACGGATTGCTGGCCTACACATGCTGTTATC encodes:
- the rpsG gene encoding 30S ribosomal protein S7; amino-acid sequence: MSLVFDKWEIKEVKVEDRGLAKYISLEEVLVPHTMGRHVKRQFAKSKVSIIERLINKVMRTEKNTGKKNKAYKIVKRAFEIINQRTKKNPIEVLVKAIENTSPREETTRIKYGGIAYQVAVDVSPQRRLDLSLNFLTKGAMQAAFKTKKSIEECLAQEIILASEYDTRSFAIQKKEEKERIARSAH
- a CDS encoding 30S ribosomal protein S12, with amino-acid sequence MPGLFAAKKLKKDRQKFRWKDPQYKRRALRLDVKADPLEGAPQARGIVIEKVGIEAKQPNSAIRKCVRVQLIKNGKQITAFAPGDGAIGFIDEHDEVIVEGIGGPAGRAMGDIPGVRWKVTKVNNVSLQEMVKGKIEKPVR
- a CDS encoding NusA-like transcription termination signal-binding factor — protein: MNIKFTTNEIRYIALFESMTGAMVKDCIVDDKNGKITFLVKKGDIGLAIGRRGSNVAKVQKAVDKGVEVIEHSDDPVEFIANLFAPIKLRSIRILQRDNGEKIATIEVNPKDRRAVIGRGGQNIERARILAKRQHNINNIIIK
- a CDS encoding 50S ribosomal protein L30e, which translates into the protein MDIDRGIRVAVDTGNVILGSKKSIQNLKLGKGKLVIIAENAPEDIKDDVEYYAKLSNIPVYVYNGSSVELGSVCGKPFTVTTLLIQDPGDSTILEIVG
- the rpoA2 gene encoding DNA-directed RNA polymerase subunit A'' — protein: METLEKVKKIVEKKDFEFPEKLISEMARVAEDKQLDDDELSELIEKAHRAYERAKVEEGEAVGTVAAQSVGEPGTQMTMRTFHYAGVAELNVTLGLPRLIEIVDARKKISTPTMDIYFEEDKRDDEEFVRKIANEIGKSTLNDVLKNFNINYAEMNIVVELDEEKIKEKRLNYEDIIQRVKKAFKEVEINDNILIFELEPSKRTIRDLRLLADKVRNHQISGVKNIGKVVVRKEEDEWVIHTEGSNLGAVPKIDGVDKVRTMTNDIHEIEKVLGIEAARNAIIHEAKKTMEEQGLTVDIRHIMLVADMMTADGTVKSIGRHGVSGEKASVLARASFEETGKHLLRASIRGEVDNLNGIIENIIIGQPIPLGTGSVSIIMKQEDRGK